Proteins encoded in a region of the Takifugu flavidus isolate HTHZ2018 chromosome 8, ASM371156v2, whole genome shotgun sequence genome:
- the LOC130529906 gene encoding uncharacterized protein LOC130529906: protein MNGSKSLKSVLRSQKQNKAQQPVSVQKKVKNLKNSQSFSFSKDLQSGHGDTGKDTKSGGMQEKRPGKSSSGASSEGPGAQRKLSDASNASEDLSKDSGCLSGKLSPSDSSSEISDCPSEGNKRDSPSSDSELIWIDGGAYVVPGGGGKGNGAPCAKPRRENCAPQPDAAAGGLALFNSSGVIMDLIMGDTTEDLVREVEDLRSENEYLKDEMEELRCEMLEMRDMFQEEEVFQLQELRLQLEQANKTCRILQYRLRKAERRSIRVAQTGQVDGELVRSLEHDIKVAKSVSLRLYNELEVVQKKNSQLEWENEALRERTQELEVTKQVLQADVDKIRESTLKKKAVRSSSKTERRLSQQIEDDSNDLRCQLHFAREELALMCKKLTKLVSESEAMREELSEYRSAYGDIDSARLPEGKPNHTRSREAEVKVHLKLVEEEATLLSRRIVELEVENRGLRAEMSDLRDKMGRCGGEEEEEEGEKVKDAERKGEQVQGEGNADIGTPPRCNQSACHFTREGPVGGERTLIDNPEEDKNKRNLLKGPTGISVGDSEALLALRDHACILTSTIQLLLKPPKNGHCWSPSALPSPSEADLNGKTQKLLLPAPLSDALELLQAMLVTFNGRVETLLRGEDSGKPHDGRSFLSGGGVDPSQGCVEDLRTSEVKERENPTRQTASVHRDSFQSCRDPKMRVSLQILWILHQWCQDKGSKPEEKQGKDQSILALQRLLQDISAELQDKSDFNSASKAAQGKAAEGVISNGGQWKAYSSKGKRLYGRCFPHGCARKNWCYVSREAAQLDQEDPVKTWDHLIMPLSFPDLDFEQMSLERSHTAPEKSALRIYYSPPSARRVQLSPLKQSPVADRESDNTTSPWCTPPTSFSQLCLGSSANLSDDMKEMTVSWRQAVPVPEKRGMVQGQWVGMTSAGTQTHTRPQMVSVGLQTDVPQAPASVRGSPSRAPGASLVSARSHFSTSLEGVQGRADRSRNSTSSPKLYLRNSAYSASSPHLSADLSSSSSSSASGSRERALWNLSTQSHTGLTWSRQTGHRAGEAQANSTKPPSKSAATNRYGMVTEFLRRVSGRVEKTVPAPGQKAKGGLKNLERVPIRSPPATLHRNDSVTRIVNQRFMKQREEVARTQKEEKENSGVRSSPSSRTADDGTYDCSSSSTLTFCFARSSRSNLRQPSNPSKPHRHRYSPPVSAAAEV, encoded by the exons ATGAATGGAAGCAAGAGCCTAAAGTCTGTGCTGAGGAGCCAGAAGCAGAACAAAGCGCAACAGCCGGTCTCTGTCCAGAAGAAGGTGAAAAATCTTAAAAATTCCCaaagtttttccttttccaaagACTTACAATCGGGCCACGGCGATACCGGGAAGGATACAAAGTCGGGTGGGATGCAGGAAAAACGCCCGGGTAAAAGCTCGTCCGGTGCCTCCTCTGAGGGCCCCGGTGCGCAAAGGAAACTGTCGGATGCCAGCAACGCTTCAGAGGACCTGAGCAAGGACTCCGGCTGCCTGTCCGGGAAACTCTCGccttcagacagcagctcagagaTATCCGATTGCCCCTCGGAGGGCAACAAGCGCGACTCTCCGAGCTCCGACAGTGAATTAATCTGGATAGACGGGGGAGCTTATGTTGTCCCGGGCGGCGGGGGGAAAGGCAACGGCGCACCGTGCGCAAAGCCGCGGAGAGAAAACTGCGCTCCCcaacctgatgctgctgccggCGGCCTCGCTTTGTTCAACTCCTCGGGGGTAATTATGGACCTGATCATGGGAGATACAACCGAAGATCTTGTCCGGGAGGTTGAAGATTTACGATCAGAGAACGAGTATTTGAAA gATGAGATGGAGGAGCTTCGCTgtgagatgctggagatgcgcGACAtgttccaggaggaggaggtgttccagctgcaggagctgcggctgcagctggagcaggcCAACAAAACCTGCCGCATCCTGCAGTACCGCCTCCGCAAGGCAGAGCGCCGCAGCATCCGAGTGGCTCAGACGGGACAGGTGGACGGGGAGCTGGTCCGAAGCTTGGAGCACGATATCAAG GTGGCAAAAAGCGTGTCGCTCCGGCTGTACAACgagctggaggtggtgcagaagAAGAATTCCCAGTTGGAGTGGGAGAACGAGGCGCTGCGCGAGAGGAcgcaggagctggaggtgacCAAACAGGTCTTACAGGCGGATGTGGACAAGATCAGGGAG AGCACCTTGAAGAAGAAAGCCGTGCGCTCGTCCAGTAAGACAGAGAGGAGACTCTCTCAGCAGATCGAG GACGACAGCAACGACCTCAGGTGCCAGCTGCACTTTGCCAGGGAGGAGTTGGCTCTGATGTGTAAGAAGCTCACAAAGTTGGTGTCCGAGAGCGAAGCCATGCGCGAAGAGCTGAGCGAGTACCGCTCGGCCTACGGCGACATCGACTCCGCCCGGCTGCCCGAAGGGAAGCCCAACCACACGCGCTCACGTGAGGcggaggtcaaagttcacctgaagctggtggaggaggaggccacgCTGCTGAGTCGGCGCATCGttgagctggaggtggagaacCGGGGACTGCGGGCGGAGATGAGCGACCTGAGAGATAAAATGGGACGAtgtggaggggaagaggaagaggaggagggagaaaaggtgaaggacgcagaaaggaaaggagagcaaGTACAAGGCGAGGGCAACGCGGACATCGGGACGCCTCCGCGTTGCAACCAGTCAGCGTGTCATTTTACTCGAGAAGGTCCAGTAGGTGGAGAACGAACCCTGATTGATAACCCGGAGGAGGATAAAAACAAGAGGAATCTGCTCAAAGGTCCAACCGGGATCTCGGTGGGAGATTCCGAGGCTCTTCTCGCTCTCAGGGATCACGCCTGCATTTTGACTTCAACCATCCAGCTTCTGCTGAAGCCACCCAAAAACGGCCACTGCTGGTCTCCATCCGCTCTCCCGTCTCCATCAGAGGCCGACCTGAACGGGAAAACGCAGAAGCTCCTCCTGCCGGCTCCTCTGAGTGACGCTTTGGAGCTCCTGCAGGCCATGTTGGTCACCTTTAATGGGAGGGTGGAGACACTCTTGAGAGGAGAAGACTCTGGGAAACCTCACGATGGCCGCTCGTTTCTGTCTGGAGGGGGCGTGGATCCGTCTCAGGGGTGCGTGGAAGATCTCCGCACCTCGGAGGTCAAGGAGAGAGAAAACCCTACGAGACAAACGGCTTCTGTTCACCGGGACTCCTTCCAAAGCTGCAGGGATCCAAAAATGCGAGTGTCGTTGCAGATTCTGTGGATCCTCCATCAGTGGTGCCAAGATAAAGGATCCAAGCCAGAGGAAAAACAG GGTAAAGATCAAAGCATATTGGcgctgcagaggctgctgcaggacatcagcgCAGAACTTCAGGACAAAAGTGATTTCAATAGCGCGTCCAAGGCTGCACAAGGCaaagcagcagag GGTGTCATCAGTAACGGTGGACAATGGAAAGCGTACAG CTCCAAAGGGAAAAGACTGTATGGACGGTGTTTCCCACACGGCTGTGCGAGGAAGAACTGGTGCTATGTGAGTCGGGAGGCTGCCCAGCTGGACCAAGAGGACCCTGTTAAGACGTGGGACCATCTAATCATGCCGCTCAGCTTCCCTGACCTCGACTTTGAGCAGATGTCCCTGGAGAGGAGCCACACTGCCCCTGAAAAGTCGGCCCTCCGCATCTACTACAGCCCCCCGTCGGCTCGCAGAGTCCAGCTGTCTCCGCTGAAGCAAAGCCCCGTCGCAGACAGGGAGTCCGACAACACCACGTCTCCCTGGTGCACGCCGCCGACCTCcttctctcagctctgtctGGGCTCGTCTGCCAACCTGAGCGACGATATGAAGGAAATGACGGTCAGCTGGAGGCAGGCGGTGCCTGTCCCGGAGAAGAGAGGGATGGTGCAGGGACAGTGGGTGGGCATGACCTCTGCGGGCACCCAGACCCACACGAGGCCACAGATGGTGAGTGTTGGTCTGCAGACAGATGTTCCACAGGCGCCCGCCAGCGTGAGAGGAAGCCCCTCTCGTGCCCCGGGCGCCTCGCTCGTCTCCGCCCGCTCTCACTTCTCCACTTCCCTGGAGGGAGTTCAAGGCAGAGCCGACCGGTCCAGAAACTCCACATCCTCACCTAAACTGTACCTGCGGAACTCCGCATACAGCGCTTCCTCTCCGCATTTGTCGGCCGATTTGagctcgtcgtcgtcgtcgtccgCGTCCGGCTCCAGAGAGCGAGCGCTGTGGAACCTCAGCACCCAAAGCCACACTGGTCTGACCTGGTCCAGACAGACCGGTCACAGGGCTGGTGAAGCCCAGGCCAACAGCACCAAACCTCCCAGCAAATCTGCTGCCACAAACCGTTACGGCATGGTCACCGAGTTCCTGCGCAGAGTGAGCGGCAGAGTGGAGAAAACGGTACCGGCGCCGGGCCAGAAGGCAAAGGGCGGACTGAAGAATCTGGAGAGGGTTCCGATCAGATCTCCCCCAGCGACGCTGCACAGGAACGACAGCGTGACGAGGATCGTCAACCAACGGTTCAtgaagcagagggaggaggtcGCACGGAcccagaaagaggagaaggagaacagCGGCGTCCGATCCAGCCCAAGTTCCAGAACAGCTGAT GATGGAACCTAcgactgcagctccagcagcacgtTGACCTTCTGCTTTGCACGGTCGTCTCGCTCCAACCTGAGACAGCCCTCCAACCCGAGCAAGCCCCACCGGCACCGATACTCGCCGCCGGTCAGCGCGGCTGCAGAGGTCTGA
- the LOC130529939 gene encoding oxysterol-binding protein-related protein 2-like, which yields MNSEEEFYDAETGLESDDSCEVSFKDALVFDGTKASDGSTTRENGVWERRKSLPAEMISRNNFSVWSILKKCIGMELSKIAMPVVFNEPLSFLQRISEYMEHTHLIHEACSLSDSIDRMQVVAAFAVSSVASQWERTGKPFNPLLGETYELIREDEGYRLISEQVSHHPPVSAFHAQSLKEEFEFHGSIYPKLKFWGKSVEAEPKGTMTLELLKHKEAYTWTNPMCCVHNIILGKLWIEQYGTVEIINHSTGDKCVLTFKPCGMFGKELHRVEGHIQDRSKKKRRVIYGKWTECMYSVDPRLYETYRKSEKRAAGEPKKLRTEQSCEGEDADEMPEVQETVTVIPGSALLWRITPRPAHSAQMYNFTSFAMTLNELEPDMERLLPPTDCRLRPDIRAMESGDIDAASNEKERLEEKQRAARRERSVEEEEWTTRWFQLGTNPHTGAEDWLYTGGYFDRNYTHCPNIY from the exons ATGAACAGCGAAGAAGAGTTTTACGACGCTGAGACAG GGCTGGAGTCGGATGACTCCTGTGAGGTCAGTTTTAAAGATGCTCTGGTGTTTGACGGCACGAAGGCGTCCGACGGCAGCACCACAAGGGAGAATGGAGTGTGGGAGCGCAG GAAGTCGCTGCCCGCCGAGATGATCTCCAGAAACAATTTCAGCGTTTGGAGCATACTGAAGAAATGCATCGGCATG GAATTGTCCAAAATAGCGATGCCAGTCGTGTTCAATGAGCCGCTGAGCTTTCTCCAGAGAATCTCGGAGTACATGGAACACACTCACCTCATCCACGAGGCCTGCAGCTTGTCTGACTCAATAGACCGTATGCAG GTCGTGGCAGCTTTTGCTGTTTCATCTGTAGCATCTCAGTGGGAGAGAACTGGAAAACCATTTAATCCTTTACTGGGAGAGACTTATGAGCTCATCAG GGAGGACGAGGGCTACAGATTGATCTCGGAGCAGGTGAGCCACCACCCACCTGTCAGTGCCTTCCATGCCCAGTCTCTGAAGGAGGAGTTTGAGTTTCATGGCTCCATCTACCCCAAACTCAAGTTCTGGGGCAAAAGTGTGGAGGCCGAGCCCAAAGGCACCATGaccctggagctgctgaa ACATAAAGAAGCGTACACTTGGACAAACCCAATGTGCTGCGTGCATAACATCATCTTAGGGAAACTCTGGATTGAGCAATACGGAACTGTGGAGATAATCAACCACAG CACCGGGGATAAGTGTGTGTTAACCTTCAAACCGTGCGGCATGTTTGGGAAAGAACTTCACAGAGTGGAGGGTCACATCCAGGACAGGAG TAAGAAGAAACGACGCGTGATCTACGGGAAGTGGACAGAGTGCATGTACAGCGTGGACCCCAGGCTCTATGAAACATACAGGAAATCAGAGAAGAGGGCAGCAGGGGAGCCCAAAAAGCTGCGGACG GAGCAAAGCTGCGAGGGAGAGGACGCAGACGAGATGCCCGAGGTTCAGGAGACTGTGACTGTGATACCAGGAAGTGCCTTACTCTGGAGGATAACGCCACGGCCGGCCCACTCGGCCCAG aTGTACAACTTCACCAGCTTTGCTATGACACTAAACGAGCTGGAGCCAGACATGGAGAGACTCCTGCCCCCCACAGACTGCAGACTGAGGCCTGACATCAGAGCTATGGAAAGCGGAGACATTG ACGCAGCAAGTAATGAGAAGGAGCGTTTGGAGGAGAAGCAAAGAGCCGCACGCAGGGAGCGTTCGGTGGAAGAAGAGGAGTGGACGACCAG GTGGTTTCAGCTGGGGACAAACCCTCACACAGGAGCCGAGGACTGGCTGTACACGGGAGGCTACTTTGACAGGAATTACACCCACTGTCCCAACATTTATTGA
- the adrm1 gene encoding proteasomal ubiquitin receptor ADRM1 isoform X2, translating into MRSLFRYFSFPVSATLHSTNIFIMASGALFPSMVSGSRSSSSKYLVEFRAGKMTMKGSTVTPDKRKGQVYIQQTDDSLIHFCWKDRTTGNVDDDLIIFPDDCEFKRVNQCTTGRVYVLKFKAGSKRLFFWMQEPKTDKDEEFCRKVNEYLNNPPIPGALGSGGGGHELSALGGEGGLQNLLGNMSHNQLMQLIGPTGLGGIGGLGALAGPGLANLLGGGSSVPAASISSTSPSTAATPTSTSAASRVTSSQVPTTPITPITPSATSTASPTATTPSTPAPSSQAAGSANPAQPIQLRDLQSILATMNVPAGGQGVDLTSVLTPDVMAPILANPEVQQRLMPYLPSGESLPQSSEELSNTLSSPQFQQAMSMFSSALASGQLGPLMNQFGLPAEAVDAANKGDVEAFAKAMETETKSDQDGDSKDKKEEDEDMSLD; encoded by the exons ATGAGGAGCCTCTTCCGgtatttttcatttcctgtttcagcgACGTTGCACTCAACGAAT ATCTTCATTATGGCGTCTGGAGCTCTCTTCCCCAGCATGGTGTCTGGGtcccgcagctcctccagcaaGTACCTGGTGGAGTTCCGCGCTGGCAAGATGACCATGAAGGGAAGCACCGTGACCCCAGACAAACGCAAAGGTCAGGTGTACATCCAGCAGACGGACGACTCTCTCATCCATTTCTGCTGGAAGGATCGCACCACTGGGAATGTGGACGAT GATCTGATCATTTTCCCCGACGACTGTGAGTTCAAACGGGTGAATCAGTGCACGACCGGACGAGTTTATGTGCTGAAGTTTAAAGCGGGCTCCAAAAGACTCTTCTTCTGGATGCAG GAACCAAAGACTGATAAGGACGAGGAGTTCTGCCGTAAAGTGAACGAGTATCTCAACAACCCGCCCATCCCTGGTGCTCTTGGCAGTGGTGGTGGAGGACACGAGCTGTCTGCTCTGGGAG GCGAAGGCGGTCTGCAAAACCTTCTGGGCAACATGAGCCACAACCAGCTGATGCAGCTGATCGGACCGACTGGACTCGGAGGGATCG GTGGTCTCGGGGCTCTTGCTGGTCCGGGATTGGCGAACCTCCTGGGTGGCGGCAGCAGTGTCCCTGCAgccagcatctcctccacaaG tccGTCCACAGCCGCGACCCCCACTTCCACCTCTGCTGCCAGCCGGGTCACCTCCTCGCAGGTGCCCAccacccccatcacccccatcaCCCCCTCTGCTACCTCCACGGCCTCCCCCACGGCCACCACCCCATCCACTCCCGCGCCGTCCTCCCAGGCAGCAGGGTCGGCCAACCCCGCCCAGCCCATCCAGCTGAGGGACCTGCAGAGCATCCTGGCCACCATGAACGTGCCCGCCGGCGGCCAGGGGG TGGACCTGACCAGCGTCCTGACGCCCGACGTCATGGCTCCCATCCTGGCCAACCCCGAGGTGCAGCAGAGGCTGATGCCCTACCTGCCCAGTGGAGAGTCGCTGCCCCAGAGCAGCGAGGAGCTCAGCAACACGCTCAGCTCGCCGCAGTTCCAGCAG GCTATGAGCATGTTCAGCAGCGCTCTGGCGTCGGGCCAGTTGGGCCCGCTGATGAACCAGTTCGGTTTGCCAGCGGAGGCCGTCGACGCGGCGAACAAAGGAG ACGTGGAAGCGTTCGCCAAAGCCATGGAAACTGAGACCAAGTCGGACCAGGACGGAGACTCCAAGgacaagaaagaggaggacgaagacaTGAGTTTGGACTGA
- the adrm1 gene encoding proteasomal ubiquitin receptor ADRM1 isoform X1, translating to MASGALFPSMVSGSRSSSSKYLVEFRAGKMTMKGSTVTPDKRKGQVYIQQTDDSLIHFCWKDRTTGNVDDDLIIFPDDCEFKRVNQCTTGRVYVLKFKAGSKRLFFWMQEPKTDKDEEFCRKVNEYLNNPPIPGALGSGGGGHELSALGGEGGLQNLLGNMSHNQLMQLIGPTGLGGIGGLGALAGPGLANLLGGGSSVPAASISSTSPSTAATPTSTSAASRVTSSQVPTTPITPITPSATSTASPTATTPSTPAPSSQAAGSANPAQPIQLRDLQSILATMNVPAGGQGVDLTSVLTPDVMAPILANPEVQQRLMPYLPSGESLPQSSEELSNTLSSPQFQQAMSMFSSALASGQLGPLMNQFGLPAEAVDAANKGDVEAFAKAMETETKSDQDGDSKDKKEEDEDMSLD from the exons ATGGCGTCTGGAGCTCTCTTCCCCAGCATGGTGTCTGGGtcccgcagctcctccagcaaGTACCTGGTGGAGTTCCGCGCTGGCAAGATGACCATGAAGGGAAGCACCGTGACCCCAGACAAACGCAAAGGTCAGGTGTACATCCAGCAGACGGACGACTCTCTCATCCATTTCTGCTGGAAGGATCGCACCACTGGGAATGTGGACGAT GATCTGATCATTTTCCCCGACGACTGTGAGTTCAAACGGGTGAATCAGTGCACGACCGGACGAGTTTATGTGCTGAAGTTTAAAGCGGGCTCCAAAAGACTCTTCTTCTGGATGCAG GAACCAAAGACTGATAAGGACGAGGAGTTCTGCCGTAAAGTGAACGAGTATCTCAACAACCCGCCCATCCCTGGTGCTCTTGGCAGTGGTGGTGGAGGACACGAGCTGTCTGCTCTGGGAG GCGAAGGCGGTCTGCAAAACCTTCTGGGCAACATGAGCCACAACCAGCTGATGCAGCTGATCGGACCGACTGGACTCGGAGGGATCG GTGGTCTCGGGGCTCTTGCTGGTCCGGGATTGGCGAACCTCCTGGGTGGCGGCAGCAGTGTCCCTGCAgccagcatctcctccacaaG tccGTCCACAGCCGCGACCCCCACTTCCACCTCTGCTGCCAGCCGGGTCACCTCCTCGCAGGTGCCCAccacccccatcacccccatcaCCCCCTCTGCTACCTCCACGGCCTCCCCCACGGCCACCACCCCATCCACTCCCGCGCCGTCCTCCCAGGCAGCAGGGTCGGCCAACCCCGCCCAGCCCATCCAGCTGAGGGACCTGCAGAGCATCCTGGCCACCATGAACGTGCCCGCCGGCGGCCAGGGGG TGGACCTGACCAGCGTCCTGACGCCCGACGTCATGGCTCCCATCCTGGCCAACCCCGAGGTGCAGCAGAGGCTGATGCCCTACCTGCCCAGTGGAGAGTCGCTGCCCCAGAGCAGCGAGGAGCTCAGCAACACGCTCAGCTCGCCGCAGTTCCAGCAG GCTATGAGCATGTTCAGCAGCGCTCTGGCGTCGGGCCAGTTGGGCCCGCTGATGAACCAGTTCGGTTTGCCAGCGGAGGCCGTCGACGCGGCGAACAAAGGAG ACGTGGAAGCGTTCGCCAAAGCCATGGAAACTGAGACCAAGTCGGACCAGGACGGAGACTCCAAGgacaagaaagaggaggacgaagacaTGAGTTTGGACTGA